The nucleotide window AAAAAGTATTAAACAAGTGTAAACTAAATAAGAACTCATTAAAACAAGTTTTATCAATAATATTTTTTATCTTTAAAATCATAAAATTGTCTAAATGTCTGTATCTAAACTAACGGTTTTAATGTTTATTATTGAATTTATAAGAGATTTTCTAATTGATAGTAAATTTGCTCAAGTAGTTATTACTATTTATCCCGAAAAAAGTAAGCTAATACCAATTCTTTATAACGCTGAATTTAATAGATCCCCCCAACCCCCCTTAAAAAGGGGGGCTTTAAAGGAAAATAAATTGTATTATTAAGGAGAATTGGTATAAGACCCATTTAATGTTTATATCCTCAAGAGGAGAAACAAACCATCAGGCTACTTCCCACCCTCCCCACACTCCCCACATCCCTACTAATAGAGACACAGCATCTATAACATTAATTCTGCTGTGTCCCAAGAAAAGTTAACTATCGTAAGTATCCAAATACAGTCTTATCTGTCCATTCGAGAGTGTCACCGATAACATGACCATTGTGATAAGCGGCGAGAATAATTTCGCTAGTTCTGCCCCAAGCGATCGCACCGGTACGATCGAGAGCAATTGCCCCTAAATCTCGCTTATTTTGGGAAGATTCGGTCAAGGATTTTTCCATAGCTTCAGGGAGACTCATCCCATCAGTCACCCTGACTACAATTCGGGGGGCTAAACATTCATCAATAATGTCCTCTCCTACCCCTGTACAACTGACTCCCGCGACTGTGGTGGCATAATTCCCTGCCGGCATGGCCGAGTCACTCACCCGGCCTATTCTTTCTAACCCTTTACCCCCTGTAGAAGTTCCGGCAGCTATTCTGCCTTCCGTATCCAGAGCAACTACCCCAATTGTCCCCCGTCGCGCTTCAAAATTGGGGTCTTGAGTGGATAATTCACTGGGAGCGTATAACTGAGCCATTTTTTTAGTAAAGTTATACTTTCTTTCTTCGATCCATTCATATAAACGGAAGTCAATTAAAGGATCAT belongs to Gloeothece citriformis PCC 7424 and includes:
- a CDS encoding isoaspartyl peptidase/L-asparaginase; the protein is MSNVQPKLIIHGGASSLDDKGGLEAVRKSLYDVIEEVYNLLLEGKSAVDAVARGCELLENEPRFNAGTGSVVQSDGQIRMSASLMDGNRQSFSGVINISRVKNPIQLAKFLQGHDDRVLSDYGSTELARELQMPPYDPLIDFRLYEWIEERKYNFTKKMAQLYAPSELSTQDPNFEARRGTIGVVALDTEGRIAAGTSTGGKGLERIGRVSDSAMPAGNYATTVAGVSCTGVGEDIIDECLAPRIVVRVTDGMSLPEAMEKSLTESSQNKRDLGAIALDRTGAIAWGRTSEIILAAYHNGHVIGDTLEWTDKTVFGYLR